From Montipora foliosa isolate CH-2021 chromosome 6, ASM3666993v2, whole genome shotgun sequence, a single genomic window includes:
- the LOC138007700 gene encoding uncharacterized protein yields MIYPAHQLKNVIAALYSSRSGGKKAFEKGGVALGWQPIVDQYNRDQHRVALGIGRHVPGLRYSYVERDCWKRLNVMPAKIMQQRYMIAALNEYASEQPQPADTATVSETAKFLHACNLTFEKGVLSHAFISSENSSILKNVKSGWQYFVEWAEEHHNTDYTDNSKRARSLKFLAWQTFDLHGYGVLLPPVFKVLL; encoded by the exons ATGATATATCCTGCTCATCAG ttgaagaACGTCATTGCTGCCCTATACAGTTCAAGAAGTGGAGGAAAGAAGGCATTTGAAAAAGGAGGAGTGGCTTTGGGTTGGCAGCCCATTGTGGATCAGTACAACCGGGATCAGCACAGAGTAGCACTGGGTATAGGAAGACATGTCCCTGGTTTACGATATAGTTATGTTGAAAGAGATTGCTGGAAGAGACTGAATGTTATGCCTGCAAAAATTATGCAG CAACGGTACATGATAGCAGCATTAAACGAGTATGCCAGTGAACAACCACAACCAGCAGATACTGCTACAGTTTCAGAAACTGCAAAATTTCTTCATGCCTGTAATTTGACCTTTGAGAAAGGTGTCCTAAGCCATGCTTTTATAAGCTCAGAAAACTCCAGCATCTTAAAGAATGTCAAGAGCGGCTGGCAATATTTTGTAGAGTGGGCAGAGGAACATCACAATACAg ATTACACAGACAACTCCAAAAGAGCACGATCTTTAAAGTTCTTAGCTTGGCAG aCATTTGACCTTCATGGTTATGGTGTACTGCTTCCTCCAGTTTTCAAAGTACttctttga